The DNA segment CCCCATCACCTCTACAAAAAAAATACTTCCCATGGCGGCACTGGTAGCCTTTAAGGATTCGAGGGAATGATTGGCCAACGCCACAGCCGAATGAAAACCAAGCGAGGTGGTTCCGCTAATGTTATTATCAATCGACCCGGGCAACCCTACCAATTGAACCCCAAGGCGTTCAAACAATGCTCTCGCACCCCGGAAAGTGCCATCTCCTCCGATCACGATCAATACGCCATTCTCGAGATAAGGGGCTAAATTCCGGTAAGCTATATCCTGAACACGCTCGTCTTTAAATTCTTCAAACCGACTGCTTCCGATGGGACAACTGGCTTGACTGCCCATCCCTCTTGTATTTTGCTCTGTCACCGGCTCAATCCAATTATTAGCCAAACCCAAAAACCCATGCCGTGTAAAATAAACATCGATACCAAAACGGTCTCCCGCAACTCTTAATTCCTTGAGGGCTGCCCCTCCCCCGGCAAAATCACCCCCGGAAACCAAAGCCACGATTTTTCGGATCTGGCGGGGTTTCAGTGTGACACGATCTCTTCTTTCCTGCTCAACCGAAATCCATGCATCCCGACTTCCCTGTTCATTAGCGGATAAGCCCACCGCGGTTGAATAACCCATCAATTGCCCATGCTCTGAAGCAAGAAGAACCACGTTATCCTGCTTCTCTTTATATTCACCGAACTCAAAGAAAGCCTCTTGAAACGGCCTGGGATCCAAATAGATGATCAGTGCCCTTAAGGTGGAACTATGCGTATAAAGACAAACCACCCTGCCCTCATTGGAACGGGCCATTTGATGAAACCCGTCCACCACATTCACGTAAAGATCAAAAAAGGAATGACCCCCCGGATAGCAATACAAAGGATTTTTAAGAAGTTTTTTCACGGTCTTTTCATCACCCCCAAAGACACGCACCGCCCCTTGGATTTCAACCTCTTTATCGACTCCCGTCACCCATCCAAAATCCTGGGATTCCAGTGTCGGGTCCGACCCGGGCTCCAAAAGGGAAGGACCGTCCGGAGTAATGGCGCGATGAATCCGTTCAAATAATTGCCGTGTATTTGGACTTTGGCTAATCCGGTGCTGAAAGGTTTTCGGATCCAGATAGTTAGGAACATGCAAAAAATCTAATTGCTGCCCCACAATTCCCAACATTTTGGCCAAAGCCTTCCCCACCTCATCTGCCTTTGAAATTCCCTCTTCCGGATTTAATTCATTGGCAAGCCGCCGTCCCACACGGAATTTTTTACTTTCCACGCGAGATAAACCGTGTCTCATCGTAAACAAAAGGGACCGTCCAGTTAGATCCCTTGGAAGAAGCCAAAATCGATCATCCCCTAAATCAAGGACAATTCGTCCCTCCACCAGTTGAGGAGTTAGCTGCTCCCGGGGAACAATGGCGGCCAAGCGGCGGTGGGAAGGTTTTTGAATCGTTCCCACAGATGCCGTTAAAAGCGGGGAAAGGTATCCTTCCGCCAGCAATTGATTCCATGCAGCATAGAAAACCAGAGCATCTCCACCACAGGTCTGATCGATAACGGCACGGCGTTCTGTCCCATAGATTTCGGCGGTCGCAAACCCCTTTTGGAAGCGTGACACAAAATGCCGGATGGCTTCTTTGGCCTTTTGGACTTTGTTCACTCGATCTGATGTAGGTTGAGGTATTGGAGGCAGGTTTGACCCTTCGGCCCGGGGAGCATCGCCAAGAGCTTCCCCATAGGCCAGGAGGGCCTGAACATTTACAAACTCTAAACCCTTTTCGGTTGGCATGTCATTCCTCAAATATTTATTGGATTTTATCACACAACCTGAAAAGGGTAAAACAATCTTAATATCAATTTAATTGATTAATTTCAGACCAATACTGACTGGTTGAAAGTCTTTCTTGAAATTCGGAAAGAAACTCCTTTTTCCCATTAATATAATCTGGCCAAGATTCATTAAAAATCTTCCAAGCTTCTTCTCTTTCTCCGGAATATATCAAGTCCAACATTAATCCCACAGAGAGGGAGGGGGAAAGCGATTATCCTTTTTAATCTTTTTTAAGGTTTGCTCAATTTTCTGAGAACTTGGTCTGGCGATTTTCATCAGATCCCCGGCAAACGCTA comes from the Nitrospiria bacterium genome and includes:
- a CDS encoding 6-phosphofructokinase, which produces MPTEKGLEFVNVQALLAYGEALGDAPRAEGSNLPPIPQPTSDRVNKVQKAKEAIRHFVSRFQKGFATAEIYGTERRAVIDQTCGGDALVFYAAWNQLLAEGYLSPLLTASVGTIQKPSHRRLAAIVPREQLTPQLVEGRIVLDLGDDRFWLLPRDLTGRSLLFTMRHGLSRVESKKFRVGRRLANELNPEEGISKADEVGKALAKMLGIVGQQLDFLHVPNYLDPKTFQHRISQSPNTRQLFERIHRAITPDGPSLLEPGSDPTLESQDFGWVTGVDKEVEIQGAVRVFGGDEKTVKKLLKNPLYCYPGGHSFFDLYVNVVDGFHQMARSNEGRVVCLYTHSSTLRALIIYLDPRPFQEAFFEFGEYKEKQDNVVLLASEHGQLMGYSTAVGLSANEQGSRDAWISVEQERRDRVTLKPRQIRKIVALVSGGDFAGGGAALKELRVAGDRFGIDVYFTRHGFLGLANNWIEPVTEQNTRGMGSQASCPIGSSRFEEFKDERVQDIAYRNLAPYLENGVLIVIGGDGTFRGARALFERLGVQLVGLPGSIDNNISGTTSLGFHSAVALANHSLESLKATSAAMGSIFFVEVMGAGSGHLALACGYQARAEGVLVNEHPDPDAYIDQVILGTLKRSLGVPNKSHLFIVAEKTPHRHHPEGGVHGLTEYVSRTISKWRRGHTPEGMFHLPIATKSTILGHTLRGAPPTPEDKALGQFLAYEAIQRLVENPESVVGCFLGSNGIGHVEPIPLHAVVPKPFDWQLFTRMHGTEPLSNKHSE